One window of the Colletotrichum destructivum chromosome 6, complete sequence genome contains the following:
- a CDS encoding Putative Homeobox domain-containing protein translates to MAYYQDYQTPYDYAAFSTPFPGNLYQNEYNMELYRQQAAMMNRGMFPGVGGKVTESKPRLAKDEVDKLEREFQRNNKPNSSLKKQLAEEMRVDIARINNWFQNRRAKAKQEKRAQENEARRKSEQAADESTNSETIKESFHDHDDDLRPSKAPFPPVKAHPGVTSSRESSPSEGTETPEQSAEQPHVIAEETESEYASPESSNSFQHQDLNISYALASDAFFSDQPSCDFTSSMPLEASHPTPGHLTLSIPNQFMSHLPESTSASSFSSYHHLSSASDFGDSLAPMAHSLSGNLTEPIPINIKQEQMQAEALNRFDPFSPASMSQSPPEMSTSDLRFRSPSTIDIASRRNSKRPAQLVSCMRSQSYNYSGPKTGIEMPRRMEAPSPMRRVASATGNFPRGIQKMSSSGPRSPLYFDRNQENLLLQMASRSPVSRSPAAPPTPNTPIVPSQQALRETTVSSMSSADDEKSYSHQNTLTVPQYAMDPTMRTPPDTPGMLTMPNSMFPTFDFNVPDDPLPTPSFGGFEQDFPALSTSIPSYVAHGCASQPVTPSYPPGNMGPAFYSSYGGGGNTEYNWSDASAVSAKPSPDQSRSRQFQFTNMTAQDFHGE, encoded by the exons ATGGCCTACTACCAAGACTACCAGACTCCATACGATTATGCTGCCTTCAGCACCCCGTTCCCCGGAAACCTGTACCAAAATGAGTACAACATGGAACTCTACCGACAGCAAGCCGCCATGATGAATCGAGGCATGTTCCCGGGTGTTGGCGGAAAGGTCACCGAATCCAAGCCAAGACTTGCTAAGGACGAAGTCGACAAGCTTGAGAGGGAGTTCCAGAGGAACAATAAGCCCAACAGCAGCCTGAAAAAGCAGCTTGCCGAGGAAATGAGAGTCGATATTGCAAGAATCAAT AATTGGTTCCAAAACCGTCGAGCAAAGGCGAAacaggagaagagggcgcAGGAGAACGAGGCTCGCCGCAAGTCGgagcaggccgccgatgaaTCGACAAACTCCGAAACCATTAAAGAGTCCTTCCACGACCACGATGACGACCTCCGCCCGTCCAAagcccctttcccccccgTTAAGGCACATCCCGGCGTGACTAGCAGCCGTGAGAGCTCGCCATCGGAAGGGACCGAGACCCCGGAGCAATCCGCAGAACAACCACACGTCATTGCGGAAGAGACAGAGTCGGAGTATGCCTCGCCCGAGTCGTCCAACTCGTTCCAGCACCAAGACCTCAATATCAGCTACGCCCTCGCCTCCGACGCGTTCTTCTCGGACCAGCCGTCCTGCGACTTCACGTCATCCATGCCATTGGAGGCATCCCACCCGACACCCGGACACTTGACTCTTTCGATACCCAACCAGTTCATGTCGCACCTTCCCGAGTCGACGAGCGCCTCGTCCTTCTCATCATACCATCATCTGTCTAGTGCGAGCGACTTCGGAGATTCGCTTGCACCCATGGCGCATAGCTTGTCTGGTAACTTGACCGAACCGATCCCCATCAACATCAAGCAAGAGCAGATGCAAGCCGAGGCCCTGAACAGGTTTGATCCGTTCTCCCCTGCGTCGATGTCTCAGTCGCCGCCAGAGATGTCCACCTCAGACTTGCGTTTCAGGTCGCCCTCGACTATCGACATCGCCAGCAGGAGAAACTCGAAGCGGCCCGCACAGCTTGTTAGCTGCATGCGAAGCCAATCATACAACTATTCCGGCCCCAAGACGGGCATCGAGATGCCTAGGAGGATGGAGGCGCCGAGCCCAATGCGCCGCGTTGCATCTGCAACGGGCAACTTTCCTAGAGGGATTCAGAAGATGTCCAGCTCAGGCCCGCGATCGCCACTGTACTTTGACCGTAACCAGGAGAACCTCCTTCTGCAGATGGCCTCAAGGTCCCCGGTATCACGAAGCCCGGCAGCGCCACCCACGCCAAACACGCCGATTGTCCCTAGCCAACAGGCGCTGCGCGAGACGACCGTCTCTTCCATGTCCTCGGCCGATGACGAAAAGAGCTATAGCCACCAGAACACCCTGACCGTGCCCCAGTACGCCATGGACCCGACCATGAGGACGCCGCCCGACACCCCTGGCATGCTGACGATGCCGAACTCCATGTTCCCTACATTTGACTTCAACGTGCCTGACGATCCGCTCCCTACGCCCAGCTTTGGCGGCTTTGAGCAGGATTTCCCTGCCTTGTCGACGAGCATCCCGAGTTATGTCGCACACGGTTGCGCAAGCCAGCCGGTGACACCATCGTACCCTCCCGGCAACATGGGGCCGGCATTTTACTCGTcctacggcggcggtggcaacACTGAGTACAACTGGTCGGATGCCTCTGCCGTCTCGGCCAAGCCGTCACCTGATCAGTCACGGTCAAGACAGTTTCAGTTCACCAACATGACTGCGCAAGATTTCCACGGAGAGTGA